Within Corvus moneduloides isolate bCorMon1 chromosome 23, bCorMon1.pri, whole genome shotgun sequence, the genomic segment CAGCTCCACTCTGATAGTGCAGCAGGAGGGATGAAGGCACACCCCATagccccaaaccccacagccccGTCCCGATATGGGGTTTGTAGCATCGCCAGCTCTCTCCAGAGATCTTTTGGTGGAGATCTCATTGGAAATGAGATGAGGCGGCAGCACCAGCCTGGTCAGGGTTACCCGAGCAGTGTCGCCCCTCTGCCCCCCGGGCACCCCGCGGGACCCCCGTTGCCGCCGGCCCGGGGAGGCGGTGAGTCACGCGGGTGTTTGCGGAGCTGCTCTTCCCCCACACACGCTCATCATTAATTTACAGCGCTGGCTGTCGGCGAGGGAGGCTGCGACGGGCTGCGGCCGGGCCCTGCCTGCACCTCGCTGCGTCCCACGCCCGCGTTTGCACCGTCCCGGGAAAGAGCCGGGAGCCATTCCCCACCCTGGATGTGTTTCCAGGCTCTCAGGGGCGAACCCTCCCCCCAGGGCTCGCAGGAGGGTGTTGGGCATTTCCCCGGGTTGGCTCCCCAGGGGACGGAACAAGCACAAGGCATCCCTGCCGGCAGCGCTTCCCACCACAGCACCTCCCTTTGGAGCGAGCAGTTGTAGCCCCCCAGCTTTCAGGGTTCCCTAAAAACCGTGCGCGGCTGATAGAACAgcccctttccttctttcccaggaaaagccaaGGGGGCAACCGGTGGCGCAAGGCAGGAAGCAGAGATGCTGCGGGCCCATTGCCATGGCTACGGAGGGAGGAGGTGGGCACGCCGCTGGGTCCCCCCTTCCAGCATTTGGAGACCTGCCGGGAGCCAATGGGAAAGTAGGACTTTGTTCGCAAGGGTTTAGGCAggtttataatttatttttatcgTGGCAGGCGCAGGAACAGACGTTTGAGCCCAACGTTGTCAACTCCCGCTCCTGCCGTCAggtgtggggaaggagagggaataaaggggggcagcggggccggctGAGggcagccccattcccaggggTGCTCTGGGAACACGCGTGGGTCCCGCTGGGATAAGTCAGGGTGGAAATGTCTCCCGGCAGCAGCAGGGGGATGGGAGAGGGGGAGCAGAAGGAAGCCTGGGGTTTGCATAATTAATGCCCGGAGTTGCAGCACCTCAGGAAGGAGGTGACGGCTCcgttcccctctccccaccacgGCCCACGAGACCCCCACACTTTTTGGGGAGGAGCTTGGACCCTACACGCCGCTTATCCCGCTGCAGCCCAGCGCATCCCCCTGGCCCttgggggtcccagccccacGGAGCAcggctgggagcaggagcaggggttCCTCTCCTCCAAACCAAGGCCGGGGGACGGAGTCCCGTGGGGGCGAGGGGAACCCCTGGAAAAAACCAATCCCCCCCGAAAAAAGTTCAGCTGCCCCAAAGCTGCAAAGCCCCGAgttcccccccgccccccccggcCGTACCTGCGCGGGTGGGAGCGGGTCCCTGCGCGCAGAGCAGCGCGCACAGGAGCGCGCAGCGCAGCGCCCTGGGACCCGGCGGggccatggcccggcccggctcggctcggccaGGCTCGGCACGGTCCCAGCGAGAGGTGTGTCCACGGATCTCCCGGGAGAGCGGAGCGGAGCAGATGCGCGCCCGCGGgaggcggccccggcggcggcgggggcggccccgccttatcccgccccgcccggccccgccccggcagGCCCGGCCCGGGGGTGTGGGGGGTCTCTCACGAGGTGCTTCACCCCCATCGCCCCCCATcgcacacacacccccccacCGGCCGTGGGAAACCCGGGGCTGCACGGACTGTACACACGGTACCCCCTGCGCACACCTGTATGCCCGCACACACCTGTGCACGGCTGCACACACTTGCACACGCTGTACACACCCCGCACACCTGCGCACCCTGTACACCCCGTACACACCTGCCCGCACCGTGTGACCGCCCCCGCCTGTGCACAGCACACCCCGCGCACCCTTCGAACTCTGCACACCCCGCACACCCTGCACTGCCCGCTCTCCCCGCCCCAGCCCCGTGCCCGGGACACTTCGACCCCtcccggggctgcggcgggtCCgtccccccggggctggggccagTCAGGCTGGGCCGAACCGAACCGAACCGAGCCAGGCCGAGGCGCCGGTCCCTGCCCGGGCTCCGAGGGGGCGGCCGCAGCCGTGCCCGGGACCACCGGGGCCTCCCGATTCCCGCGGGGGTCCCGGCAGACCCCCTCTCTCCTCGGCGGGAACAGATCGCCGGGGAAACGCGCTGGGCTTCGAGGAACCGGCGCGGGGAAGAGTCTCGAGGAGCGCAggcttctccttcctcctctcctcctcctctcgGGGGGAGGGCTCCCCGCCAGCCCTTCCCGCAGCTCCCCTGGCCCGGCTTTCCCGCTTCTCCTGGCCATGAATTATTCAGCCCCGCGTGGGAAAGCCGGGCCGCGGGGACCCACCGGGAGAGGGGAGGGCGCTGGGCACCCCGGCTGTGCGGGGCCAGGAGAGAACCCCCTCGACCACCCCacaccccccccaaaccccgggCCGCCCCCTCCACAGCGGAGCCCCCAAACCTCCGCATTGCGGGCAGAGGGGGCGAGTCAATACAGGCTTCCCTCCCTTGCAGCACGGCGGTGACCCGGGCTCGTGGGGGGGGTCCCACGGGTGCCGTGGGAGTTTCGGGGGGGGGCGTGCAGCGGGCGTGGGCCGGGGCGTGGGGGGGCTGTTTTTATGAATGAGCTGCGATTACTATGCGGCGCGCGCGCTCCCGCGCTGCCCGCCCGGGCGCTGATTGGCTCCGGCGCGCCATTGACGTCACAGCGGggcgagcggggctgggggggccgtGAGtcacccccgagccccccgggcccccccggccccgctcggtCACTATAACTCGGCGGCGCCCATGGCAGCGGGGCCCCAGCCGGGCAGCCCAGCGCAGCCCGGGCCCAGCATCCCGGCAGGTGAGTGCCCGGCACCGGGGGGGCACCGGCGGAGGGGGGACCCCGCTCCGGCAGAGCGCCGCGCTATGGGGAGGGTGGCGAGGGGCGGCCGTGCCCCCCAAAGCCCGTCCAGGGGCTTTGCTGCCCGCCCGGGGAGGGGTAGACCCCCACGGTAAGAAGGGATGCCATGGTGCGGATGGGAGTGTGTCCGTTCCCGCTGGAGTGCTGATCGGGGGGGGCAGGGTCACCCCTTTTACCTGCTGCCTGGGATCCCCTCAGTTTGGCCCCGAAGTCCTCGCGGGGGAGGGTGTTTTCCCCTGGcagtcctgctctcctggattTATCCATCAAAATCATGCAGTGCCCAACCCCCAGCAGCtaaggcaggcaggagcagggctgttgagtgtgtgtgtgtgtgttccctCCCCTTTATTCAcctatttgttttaaaactgaacCACCTCATCCAGAAAAATCCCCTTAGAGTAAACAGCGAGCACCCCCTCAATACACACTGCTCTGCCCACCCTCCTGAAGACAACTTCTGGGGGGAGGCAGTGCTGTCCCATCTGGGTGGCACAGGGGCAGCTCGTGGACAGCgggcactgagggggctgcTCTTGCAGGTCATCCTCCGCCATCATGATGGAGAAAGAGCCCCCCAACTCCAGCGAAGGCCAGCAAGGCTGGTTCTCAGCCAGGAATGGCAGTGGCAGCTCCTTGGATCTGGAGTCTGTGGTGCAGCCCCTCGCCTTGAACCCGTGGGACGTTGTCCTCTCCATCTCGGGGACCATCATCTCCTGCGAGAACGCCGTTGTGGTGGTGGTCATCTTCTACACCCCGACTTTCCGTGCCCCAATGTTCCTCCTGATCGGCAGCTTGGCCACAGCCGACCTCCTGGCGGGTCTGGGGTTGATCCTGCACTTTGCCTTTGTGTACTTCATCCCATCAGAAGCGGTCAGCCTGCTCACCGTGGGGCTCCTGGTCACCTCCTTCACGGCCAGCGTCAGCAGCCTGCTTACCATCACCATTGACCGCTACCTGTCCCTCTACAATGCCCTGACCTACTACTCAGAGAGGACGGTCACCAGGACTTACATCATGTTGATCCTCACCTGGGGAGCCTCCATCTGCTACGGGCTGCTGCCCGTCATGGGCTGGAACTGCCTGAAGGAGCCCTCCGCCTGCAGCATCGTCAGACCGCTGACCAAGAACCACCTCGTCATCCTCTCCGTCTCCTTCTTCGCGGTGTTTGCGGTGATGCTCCAGCTGTACGTGCAGATCTGTAGGATCGTGTGCCGGCACGCCCACCAGATCGCCGTCCAGAGGCACCTCCTGGCCAGCGCCCACTACGTCACCACCCGCAAGGGCATCGCCACCCTGGCCGTCATCCTGGGCACCTTCGCATCCTGCTGGCTGCCCTTTGCCGTGTACGGGCTGCTGGGGGA encodes:
- the GPR3 gene encoding G-protein coupled receptor 3 — protein: MMEKEPPNSSEGQQGWFSARNGSGSSLDLESVVQPLALNPWDVVLSISGTIISCENAVVVVVIFYTPTFRAPMFLLIGSLATADLLAGLGLILHFAFVYFIPSEAVSLLTVGLLVTSFTASVSSLLTITIDRYLSLYNALTYYSERTVTRTYIMLILTWGASICYGLLPVMGWNCLKEPSACSIVRPLTKNHLVILSVSFFAVFAVMLQLYVQICRIVCRHAHQIAVQRHLLASAHYVTTRKGIATLAVILGTFASCWLPFAVYGLLGDYSYPALYTYVTLLPATYNSMLNPVIYAFRNQEIQKVLWAVCCGCFSSTLPFRSRSPSDV